TGCTAAGTTATCAGAATGTGTACCTTCCCAGTTTTTAGTTTAAGTATACGAATGGTGATAAATCGAACTATTTCTATGTCAATATTACTGACCGGGCTAAGTTTGTCATTACAATGGGTTTTGATTGTCGATATCACTGACAGGGCTAAGTTTAGTTATTGGAATGGATTTTGATTGtgctatttttgaaatatttactgGACTTGATTAGCTAGGGAAATAACATTGTACCCAACAAAAGCACTTGGATTGTGAAGTGGTATAGATATTAGTTTGGTTATGTGCTGCTCGGGTTCAGCAAGAAACAACATATTAGCAGATAGTCGTGAACAGTCATGTGCTCATTCTTCCAGTTTATGAGCAATTAGTGTCTGAtgttttttttgctttaaaaaatctattaattaattttggtaATGGTTCTGATTTGAATTGGTTGATGGCGGGACAGGTGCTTTCTTGCCGAGTGGAGGTTCAAACAGAGCTAGTGCAACAAGTGCTTATTTTCATAATGCAGAGCAAGAACTTGGGAATGGTTGAAGTTTGTGATTTCTTGTTACCTTTCTTGAATTATTCAATTGTTAGGATGCCCTCATCTGTTTCAGTTTCTTCATTTATAAGAAGTTTGGTATCGTCAATAGCTGGACTTTGTTGTTCAATTCCTTTAGAGGCCATTCCTGTTATTAAACTGCTCATTGGGCGTTTGAAGTTCTTTCCATGCGATAATGCAGAAGTAAGTGTACTATGTATTATgcaaaatatgttttttcttcttattcttgcTGTGGCGTCTGTTTGTTTGTTAGATGCCTGCTTTCTGATATATGTTTCGCCATCAATATTTAAGTGCCTAAGTTCCATGGTTAATGTGCAGGATTTTGCTAATATTTCGCACTGCCTTGAATGCATTGTAGATGCATATGTGGTGGTCCTGCAACAATTGGTGGAAATGGGATCGGTATTCAAACTGGCCTTTCCTTTTTCTCCagctttttgaattttattgtatttttgggTTAAAGTTACTTTTTGTTACATTTTAAGATTTGTATTGTGGTCTAGACTTACTAATTGCAAGTGGCATCATAAATGCTAGCAGCTGCTTCATCAAGTTCAGTTATGTGGTGTGGAGCTACTGGATGTTATGTTCTCCTTATGTACAAATCCAAAGCACACGAGTTCAATTGAGAACCTATTAGAAGTATCGAGGCGCATATTGATTGTGCAAAAAGATCTTGGTTTGAGCTTTATACCTGAATTATCAACAATTACGCTGTCCTTATTTATGGTGCTTATGCAGTCTGAACTTGAACATGAACAATTCTTGGAGGTGAAACTTGTTCTATTTCTGTTGAAGTGGAAACATGAGAACGGTATGGTTactaattttgttatttttctggAAAAAGGTTAATAGTTCTGATGCATTACATATATCTAATGAGAACAAAAATGTATTTAGTACCAAAGGCACATATCGGTGTACAGTTGCTTCCCCCGTTGTATATATTTGAGTGCTAAGGTGCTATTTCTTATCCTATTTGCCTGGAAGATATCACCTCAGTCTGCACTATCAAGTAAATTTTTGAAGattcttcaaatatttcaaaagtaaaatagtaaattaatgAACACATTTTCTTTTGAGGATATCTATACGCTTTACTGGATAAATAACTGTCTCGGTTGCTTATTTTTCATCAGTaactaaataaaattgttaaactACTTTTGCAGAGAATGATGTCTTCAGAGATGCATATGATTTGAATGAAGAGCTCTTATTCATCTTCCCTGCTATCAGCCTTCTTTCTTCTCCATCTAAATCAGTAAAACAAGTAGCAACCGATTTGCTTCACATGTTGGGAAAGCTTTCGAGTAAGCTACTTATTGCACAAAAAACTGGACAGCCAAAAGGAATGAAATTTCCGTCCATTAGTACACCTAAATACATAGTCTTCAGACTCTTGCAGCATATATGGCTTCAGGTTTATTTCATTGTCTCGGAACTCAAAATTATATGTCATTGTGAAAGTGCGTAACTGATATTAGTTAAGACACCTACACTCTTCAAGTGAAATGGACATTATCATATGTGTTTCTTGTCAATGTTTACTAGATCATCGTACAAGACTTCCTGTAACATCTGCACAAGACCCTTcccccaaaaataaaaataaaaaataaaagaaattacacacacacacaaagaaaagaagaagaaaaaaagaattgatCTGATTTCACACTTGAATTGCAAGAAATTGAGTCATATTCCATCCATCTGTTCAAATAACGTTCTCTGCGTAGCAATGGTAGTGTTCGATGGATCATTCAATCTTTGCTAGATTCTTGTCTTATTTGTAGGCGTGGCCTTTGACTCAATGATTTCAAGGACCAATAGGatattttatttacttgttatttttttttgctaattttGCTCCTATTGGAAGTTCATTTCGTACTTACCCTATAACGGGTGGCTTTTTTCAGGAACTGTCTCCATTGTCTGGTTCTTTTTATCTGAATTACAAGCCTAGTCATGTCACTTCTATTAGAGACGAGCACTACGTATCAAAAATTTGGAGCTCATTGGTTACTGACCACTTGCATCATATTATTGCAAGAAGGAAGTCCTCATCCATCTCTCAGTCTCAGAATATCTTTCTGATCGGTTAGGTCCTCATAAGCTAGTCCTGTTGAGTTCAGGTTCCACTTgcaatttttttgttggtaaaAGTTCTACAATATCTGTTCTATACTTTGTTCTTGCAGATATGCCCATGATACTCAGTGCGATTGCCTGTGTCCTCGTCATGCATCAAGCAGATGGGAGCTCTTCTGTTGATATCTTGGCTAATAGTAGCAGAGCGGATCCTAAACTAGGTGTCCCTTTGTTACTAGTCATTCAATTCTACAATCATATATTTTCCACGAACACAAGTGTTGATTCTCATGGAGTTATGGTAAACTTTAGTTTGTTACGTCAAGATCTATTAGCCATGTTTATTATAGCGTCTGTTTTTACTCTATTTTCTAGTGGATGACTTCTCATTTCTTGGATTCTTCAAGAGGAACTTATGAACATTTTTTGTTAGGGTTAATTTCAGTGGACTCATAGTCACTGTTCTGTTTCAAAAAATGTGCAGCTAAAACTTCTGGAACTGCTGCCATCACTTGCTTCCCATCCTGCTATCATACCTCTCATTATTCAGACACTGTTGCCTATGCTTCAGAATGATAAGAAACCGTATGCTAACTATACTCTCTTATGATATCTATTGTTTGTTTTGGAGGTGGATATATCTTATTGCTATGGATGATGTATtgcattatttgatcatttccTTTCCGCCTATAAAGTTTCCTTCTATTAAAAAATGTTGTAAAATTGCACATCATTATGTCAAACAGTTCATGTGGAAGACTGGCAACTTGATTTTTGCTTGAGAATATCTGAATTATGATTGATCTTAGAGTTATGGTCAATTATCACTGTGTTGTGCATTGTTTGTTCTTAAGtctataaatcattttttaggAAATCAGTCATCTGGCCGATggttattttatctttttcctgTGTTTGTTGATAAGTAGGGCAAACAGCATGCTGCACCATCTTGAATTCTGCTACTTCTACCTTTTTTACTTgtagtttatttttaagttagttGAATACATTCTAACATGATAGATATAGGTTATATCTGAACATGCATACATACCGCCCTTCTCCTGATAGAAAGTTTAGTCGCCATTGATAGCCTTTAATTATGAGAACTGGTCAACTGTCTCTTTGATTGTAGTATATTTGCACTTGTTAATGATCCAAGGTTTATGATAATATCATTCTACTGAAAATATATGTGGATATGTCATTCTTACATTTATCTATTAATTCTCTTGATGTATGTTATTTGTCTTATAGTGTTCTATTTGCCACTGCGATTCGCTTACTTTGCAAAACCTGGGAATACAACGACCGTGTCTTTGGGACCTTGCAGGCAAGATTATCAACCTTACAATCTTTCTCATAACTATCATTGTTTTGTGATTCCCTTTACTGATGCTTGTAGTGAACTTATTATATGCAATAAACACGACACACTTTTTCTCCCATTGCATTAATCCTTCACTAGACCGAGggattctatttttatttttttggtacgGGAGAGATTCTATCAGTTTGTTCACAGCTtcttttaatcaaattttagacAACATGACTAGAAGTCCAGAACTGGTATGGTCCCAATCTTATAAAGGAAATAGTTTAGCAGTTACTATGGTATGGCACCACAAAATTATCAAGTGGAATGAATATATATCGTGCAAGTTTTTTTagatgattgaattgatgatccATGAACTATCTTATAAAaacttgatacattaaaaaaaaggaactaTATCATAAAAAGCTTGATCCAGCCTGAAGATGGTAGATAAATTTGTTAGGTAGTAGTTTTGAATTCACATGTTATTGCTTGATggtaatttttaaagttttcatGTCAGTAGGTCAGATTACCCTTAACATGTGGCACAAATAGTcattgttttcctttttctgGTGAAAACTAGGGAGTACTACTTGCGAATAGATTTACTCGGTTTGCGTCTAAGCGAGATATTTGCATTAGCATGGCTGTTTCCATCTGTGATATCTGCAGAAGAAATCCTGATCGTGGAGTGGACCTTATTTTATCCATTGCGGTATGTTCTACTAGTTAGTTTCTTTAGCACATGTAATTCCAAGCtccttaattatattatttcaatTAACAGGCTTGCGTGGAGAATCAAGATCCTTTAATGCAGTCTCTGGGTCTTCAAAGCCTTGGCCACCTCTGTGAAGCCGATGCCATTGGTAAACCTGCACTATTGCTAAATCTTCAAATGTCAAATTCATATGAGATGTTGATAACTTGACATAACCCGACTCGGTCCCACCCAAGGCACGGCTGGAACTAAAAAAGattgtttttttctctctaatgCATTTGGAAAATGTactttcatgaaaaaatattagagCTGCTAAGAACAGAGAAAATTCTCCAGGATTGTTTTTTGGTCAGGAAAAACCTTTCCACGATTGTGGTAATACGTCTAGTTTATCTGCAGGAAAAGATAGGAACCTTTCCAAGATTGTGGATAACTTGTGTTCTTCTGTTTCTTCTATTTTGTCACTTCTTTGCTTTCTTATAGTGAAAGAAAAAGCACTTTGATGTGGTCAAGAGGTATTGATTGATTCTCTATCTCCCCGCAACTTAAAAACTAGCATGCTTTTCAACTCTTTTTCATTGTACATGCAATTTCCTTTTCAAATTTTCCCTTTGGCACCAATTTTGTCATGCACttatttcagatttttattCTGCTTGGGATGTGATTGCAAAGCATGTGCTAAACTACTCAGCGAACGCCATGGTTGCTCACAGGTAAATAAAGGTTATCACCCATTTAGTAAACCATGAAAAAGTGATTAAACAATATCTGCTAGTTTTTGCCAAGTTATGAAGATCACCTTTCCACTGATCAAACTTCAGAATGATAACTCTGATGCTTTGCGATATCTCGtgagaaacaaacattttactcAAGTATTTTCTGTACAGTTGTTCTAAGTTTTCTGTGACTACACAATCTGTAATGTTGCTGTCCCTCTAAATATTTCCTAGTGTCTTCCTAACGCTGGACACTAATACTATACCTTATAAAGTAGTTCTctgtgactttttttttgtgtgtggatAAGGATAAAAAGATTCTGAGCTTTACAATGCATACTTGTATTTACCATTGCGTGTTTCCTCTATGACTACTTGTACTACCACAAACAAACTTGACTTTTCTTGTGTATAATTTGAAGGGCATGTTTGAAAATTCGTTCATTTCTTTCTACCTTATCTCTTGCTTTTTTCAATCATTTACTTTAGTCATGAGCATTGCACATTCTCATATACTCTTTAACATTTCTTGCCAAATctgaacaaatattttaaaagtttttcctTCTATCTCAATTGTCAGCCTCTGTCTTCTTTTGAACTGGGGTGCGATGGATGCGCAAGCATACCCTGAGGCATCAGTAGATGTGTTGAAGATACTATGGAATATTGGAACCTCCCAAGATTGTAGACAAGCTTCCTTATGGTCCAAAGCTCGGGCATCTGCCTTTTTGGCATTAACCAGTTATGAGGTAGATCTTCTAATTGCCCTTCTTGCCTACTATGATTTTTTAATAGACAAATCTTTAATATTTATGGACTCCCTGCTTTGTGACTGTAGTGTAAGGAAATGGGTAAATTGACCCAATATGTAAAGGAACCATTTTGGATGCCTTTTTATACTTAATGTGGGGCATTTCATGTATCAAACACCCTCCGTATCTATAGCAAACACATGtttcaaattatacaatttatatcTAGATTTAATACAATTGATCAAACATCTAATGGAGATAGTCCAGCGCTTATGACCAAATGACCGTTACTCCCTAAAACCATTTTGGATACTGTCTTAATCAATATGGTGAACTTGTTACATTCCCAATGAGTTGCAGGAAGTTGTATCTCGTTTTGCTCAGTTCAGGTGAGTATTCTACTTTATTGCTTCCTTATCTCACAGCTGTTGTTTCAAAATCCGCCTTTCCTTAGGTAGAGCATCTTGAAAGAAGTATTCCAGACTTCAAGGACAGAAACTTGGAGTATCTTGTGTCCGAGACTGACCCTGAAGTGCTTACTGCACTGGAAGGATTTGAAGTCAAACTTATAACTTTCGAGCACATGTGAGACACAATGCTGTTATTTTCTGCATGTTAGATTACATTTTGTGGCCAAAGATTCCAAACTactgtttttaatttttcgcaGCACCCGGCGAAGATTAGTAAAGCAGAAAAAGGTGTCTGCAAACAAAATTGAGAAGCTGTTAGATGTCTTTCCACGTCTCATCTTTGCTTCAGGTACTGAGATACAATATCTCTATTTTTCAAGATGATTGGCTCCTAAACTTGTCATCTGGGTTCCCAACAATCAAATATGCTTTTGCTTCTTGGTGACTGGTGAGGCCCTTTCCCCCTCACAAGCACCTTGGTTAGCATATTTCTTTAATTCAAACTCTTTGTTAGCGATGTTTTTAATCACATAGAAATGGTCATTTTTCTCCTTGACTAAATGCAAATAAGTCTGACATGTAGCACTGAAAAGGGTCTAGGCCTTTGTCCTAAAGACTTGGTTTGTGTTATAAATTATGTCAAAGTAGaatgaaaatcattttttattcaCTATTTGCATCTTATTTATATACTTTCTTATCGGTGGCAATcaaggaaaagaaagaagagaaaaagaattaCCTGGTGCAGCTCTTTTTTGCCTTTCCTTTACAAAGAAAGATTCAAGGAAGCCAGGAGCATCAGAGGTAAGATAACTGAAATATGGGACTGCAACCAAGTTTCTTTTCTGTGTTCCGCAGGAATCTTCATGTGCATTGTTTGATGCGCAGGACTTGCAAGATGTACAAGCTAAATATGAAGCCTCACTGATTGATATAGCAACATCTCTTCAACTGTCAAGAAATATATTGATATCAATTCTTTCTTTGCAATCATGGAAGCCCTTCATGCGGAGGTGGATGAGAGCTTATGTCTTAATACTTGATGCTAAGTTGCAGACTGCTGTTTTGGACAAAACTCCTAAAGCTGCCATGGAAATTCTTAAGGTGTTTTTGTGTACTCTCTACTTTGTTTATGGATTTTTCATCTGATTTTTGAGCCTATTTTTCAGCATCACAGAACTTCATGCCTACATTTTGTCATGCAGAGTATGACAGCAATTGCAGAGAGATCTCTCCCTCGATCTGCTGAGAATATTGCATTAGCTGTTGGAGCCCTTTGTTCGGTAATTGATTTCTCTCCTTGCTTCTGGAAAATTCTACTTGAATGATAAGATCTTTCTCAGCAGCTTGTATTGTGCTGTAATGGAGTAGGAAGACTGACTTGGATTCCATTTGTCATAAAAAGCATAAGCATCTCGAGGGACTAACGTTCATATGACTTTGTAGGCTGCTTGGGGTATTTGGAAATTGTAGGCCTTCTGTTTCTGACTATTTCTTGCTTCTAGGTGTTGCCTGCTTCAGCACATGCTGTTAAAGCGACCGCCTCAAAGTTTTTGCTGGATTGGTTGTTCCAACATGAACATGAGTATCGCCAATGGTCAGCAGCAATCTCTCTTGGTCTGATATCAAGTTGCCTACACCTCACTGATCACAAGCAGAAATTTGAGAATATCAATGCACTGCTTGAGGTATGAAGTCCATTTGTTATTCACATCTGTCATTTTACATATTCAGTGATCACAAGCAGTTGGATTAGCCTTGTTGACCTCTTAGTGGGaatcatttttttagtttattgcCTATGACCTCCCAGACTAGTTTGCATATTCAAAATGTTAGAATGTATACTTCTGTAGGAGTCACTAAAAAATGCTAGATTACAGTGCTTATATTTGTTTGGTGTGTGTATTTGAGGATTGAGGTCATGGTGTTCCTTACTATGAACAATATGAATATGCATTTTATTTTGAGGATAAGAGGTTTTTCGTAGAAAGCATATGTATCTTTGTAGTTGATGGTAATTTTCTGTCAGGAGCGAGGACGGtggaaaataacatatatttctTGCAATTAGCGAATGTTTATTATGATTGAATGGAACAGAATGAACATTACACTTGATTTAGAAGCAATGTAAGTTATAGAAAGATTGCTCAAAGCATGCTTAGAATGAGGTCATTTCAGGTTGCATCTGTGAGCAAAAGCACACTTGTGAAAGGAGCTTGTGGAGTTGGGTTAGGTTATTCATGTCAAACTCTTCTAGCCAGAGCTGCTGCTCACCCGGGCAAAGAGACACACAAGATAGAGGAAGCAGAATTGTTGAGAAAGATCATCAGAACCTTATCCCAGATGATCTCTCAATTCACACCATCTTCGGCTGATGTTCTTGAAACTCTTTCAGTATCTTTTCCACTTGGATCAGataatttgaattcaaattttgcTGGTGAATTTCTTGGCTCGATGAGTGAGAATTTAGAGGAAGATGTGTGGGGCGTTGCAGGGCTTGTATTGGGTTTGGGTAATTGTGTTGGTGCAATGTACAGAGCTGGGATGTATGATGCAGTTCTTAATGTGAAAGCGTTACTTATTTCATGGATTCCACACCCTACTGAAGTTACAACTATGAGCAAagatcatgaaattttattatttgtggGCTCGTGTCTTGCTGTACCTACTGTAATGGCCACGTGTCAGAGGTTTGAACTTATTGATGATGCAGAGCTGGAACATCTTTTGAGTTGCTATAAGGAACTAATCTCTGAGCTACTCTCTATTAAAAGATTTGACACCTTCCACCAGAGCTTATTGATGGCATCTTGTTTGGGAGCAGGAAGTCTTGTTGGTGTGGTTTTGAATGAAGGGTTGCACTCTTTGAAAATTGAACACATTAAAGAATTGCTTCCACTGTTCAGAAAAAGTTACGCAGACTCCAATCCTCCACTAATTTATCTCGGTGCCATGCTTGGAGTTGTAAATGCATTAGGAGCAGGTGCAGGGACACTGATTGAACCCCACCCTTTGAGTTCATCGCATTCTTCTTCTGATCAGAAGGTGAGAAACTTGgtgatatgtatatattagaAAGCTATTACAAAACCCAATAAATCTGTATCTTGTCATCTCTTTacttgatgatttttctaatgtTCGCAGGAAGCTTCTTATATATCTGGTCCTTTAATTACAAATGATGTTCTCGAGCCTGATTTAACATCACTTGTGCAAGAATTGTTCCTAGTTGCGCAAAATTCTGATGCTCATCAGTTACAGCAGCATGCAGCATGGGCAATCTCATTTCTTAGACATTATTTGTGGGTCAAAGATCTTCAAAATGATGAAAGTACCTCAGAGAATGATTCTGTTGGTTCGAAGACCGTCTCACAAAATTTTCCTGAGGACAGCACGGTCATGAAATTGTCTATGTGGCTAATGCATCTGAACTATCTTggggtaaaatattttttcttctttgttattcaATAATGCAGTGTTATTATGTTTAAGCAGCATTCTTCCTGTGGATTTGTGGAGGCATTTCTTGCATTATAGAATGTTAGGTGCACAACTTAATTTCTGtcttttcttaatatttcataGTGCCATTAACTTTCTTATTGTTGAGTTTCAACAGATTTGACATACTTTATTGGTTGTTTTTTTGAGCTTCCGATCAACCTGTAAAACCTTACAATGAACTTGTCTTTAGGTATTATAATAACACTGGTTTATTTTGTTAGCAATGATGTTTTTCTTCCTAAGCATTACAAGTCTCATTCTGAAACTAGTTTGTTAATTGCACATAATTATTTTGGCATATCAAGAGAACTTTTATTGAGAAGGGACTCCATATCTTGTTTATAAAATTACTTGCAGATTGTATGCCacttctaaatattttt
This window of the Solanum pennellii chromosome 2, SPENNV200 genome carries:
- the LOC107010984 gene encoding protein RST1 isoform X2, encoding MDSYSQLLEKIRIPQPSLQKFAVISIFDKLRSAPTYLNPDSAPGTDAITQCLHSTSASVLDQSVRELCRLVRDSKLDLSRGLLELQSALEASDSRFVSLFVKGIGFLVRLGFQNNSLPSLSSENHPFVKVLSCRVEVQTELVQQVLIFIMQSKNLGMVEVCDFLLPFLNYSIVRMPSSVSVSSFIRSLVSSIAGLCCSIPLEAIPVIKLLIGRLKFFPCDNAEDFANISHCLECIVDAYVVVLQQLVEMGSLLHQVQLCGVELLDVMFSLCTNPKHTSSIENLLEVSRRILIVQKDLGLSFIPELSTITLSLFMVLMQSELEHEQFLEVKLVLFLLKWKHENENDVFRDAYDLNEELLFIFPAISLLSSPSKSVKQVATDLLHMLGKLSSKLLIAQKTGQPKGMKFPSISTPKYIVFRLLQHIWLQELSPLSGSFYLNYKPSHVTSIRDEHYVSKIWSSLVTDHLHHIIARRKSSSISQSQNIFLIDMPMILSAIACVLVMHQADGSSSVDILANSSRADPKLGVPLLLVIQFYNHIFSTNTSVDSHGVMLKLLELLPSLASHPAIIPLIIQTLLPMLQNDKKPVLFATAIRLLCKTWEYNDRVFGTLQGVLLANRFTRFASKRDICISMAVSICDICRRNPDRGVDLILSIAACVENQDPLMQSLGLQSLGHLCEADAIDFYSAWDVIAKHVLNYSANAMVAHSLCLLLNWGAMDAQAYPEASVDVLKILWNIGTSQDCRQASLWSKARASAFLALTSYEVEHLERSIPDFKDRNLEYLVSETDPEVLTALEGFEVKLITFEHITRRRLVKQKKVSANKIEKLLDVFPRLIFASGKERREKELPGAALFCLSFTKKDSRKPGASEDLQDVQAKYEASLIDIATSLQLSRNILISILSLQSWKPFMRRWMRAYVLILDAKLQTAVLDKTPKAAMEILKSMTAIAERSLPRSAENIALAVGALCSVLPASAHAVKATASKFLLDWLFQHEHEYRQWSAAISLGLISSCLHLTDHKQKFENINALLEVASVSKSTLVKGACGVGLGYSCQTLLARAAAHPGKETHKIEEAELLRKIIRTLSQMISQFTPSSADVLETLSVSFPLGSDNLNSNFAGEFLGSMSENLEEDVWGVAGLVLGLGNCVGAMYRAGMYDAVLNVKALLISWIPHPTEVTTMSKDHEILLFVGSCLAVPTVMATCQRFELIDDAELEHLLSCYKELISELLSIKRFDTFHQSLLMASCLGAGSLVGVVLNEGLHSLKIEHIKELLPLFRKSYADSNPPLIYLGAMLGVVNALGAGAGTLIEPHPLSSSHSSSDQKEASYISGPLITNDVLEPDLTSLVQELFLVAQNSDAHQLQQHAAWAISFLRHYLWVKDLQNDESTSENDSVGSKTVSQNFPEDSTVMKLSMWLMHLNYLGTGDVSHVNTVCSVLRCLSHASTLPPLDWGAIIRRCMRYESRVAGLLAQDITFERGNLREECLLFSLSHANQFDPLLSFLDELCDIPRLRVLESRLQFFLLSHLADLVKIFSGSRIVKLFEDVAELLSWSTCSESCDPLEKITFRISCWRGLQLCLDESSHHTQDYKSSMEKCMEFLFTLLPSAQTDGSCQGKIFEEWSEAFRCLEKAQQGWLLDLLKVSEVNFTVANSLSFETVKKIQAIAKLVQSGSLPLTVLGKLKACLLDSRSQDIWDALTEVSITVQHAEGNAKRQWLIEALEISCITRFPSTALQFVGLLCGSCCIYRPVLIVDKFTVLSGLPVTLTSLLSDSSWMVVADSVVSYLWASTERIYEWNKQLKGGFDTQSIDKSENDIACFLLLVMYQACVSLKDHLPSEKQLQLANMVVPANMDVHAFQARLNFDMKSLSTSALSP